One Deinococcus psychrotolerans genomic window, TTTCCCCTCTTCACTATGGGTGCGGCCACCAAAGGCCATGTCATTCCGATTCTTTCTACTTACATGCATGGACTCAGCCCTCAGCAAACGGGGCCAATCGATCCCAAGCGCCAAGTGCTGCTGCAGTACGGCATTCAAGACGAAAACACCCTGTCGCATCCGCTGCTGAAAAATGGCAAGCCAATGTTGGACAAGGGCGGCAAACCGCTAATGATGCCCACCGAAGATGTTGGGGCTATTTTTGCGGGCAACTACAACACCCAACCCGAGGGGCCTACCCAAAACGAGAACCCCAGCTCAGTTGCGGCCAGTTTGGGCAGCACCGATCTCCATCCTAGAGACAAATATCCTGCGTGGGTCAATGGGCTGATTGAAAGTGTCAATACCAAGCGCGATCAGACTGATCCCCGCATCAAAGCGGAAGCCGCCCGCGCCCGCGTGATGCCTGAAGTGGCCGCACTCCAGAACGGAGGCGCAGCCGCCAAGACCTTTGAAAAAAATATTGCCTTCAACACGGCCATGCACCACTTGTTCAAATTGGCGGAGAGTGCCAAGACCCTCATTGATTTTGAAGCACAGGCCCGTGATCTTCTCAAAAAGGACAAATTGGATATGCTCCAAGAAGACGTCAACTTGGCCGAGCAGATGAACTTGGACAAATCGCCCCGTGCCAATGCTGAAAAGGCGCTTAAGGACTTGGCAGGGATTACGCCAGTCAGAGTTTCGGCTGTCGAGTTCGCTGTTTACGGCATTCCAGGTGTGGGGACGCGATTGGGAGATAAGGCTGCAGAGATCAACACTTTCATCCGACAATTTTCCAACGAGCCAACTCTAGATCAATACGAGCGCGAAGACGGTGAAGGCTATGAAGTCCAGTTGGACAGGAGAACACTCGATCAGCTAGATGAAAGACGAGTAAAAGATGTTTGGGGTATGTTCCATCCTGGGGATAAAAAGTGAGAAGCGCTGTTTTGATTCTATTTACAGCGTCACTGACTTTAATCTCATCATGCAAAACTCAGGCTGGAGGTTCAAACATGAGAACAGTCAAAAAAAATAAGACTGAATATATTAATGAGATAACGAACTTCTCCAAGAAATTGGATGGCATGTTCATCGATGACGCTGGATTCAAATCAATCAAATGTCCCAGCTATTTTACAAGTCTTGCACCATCACAGGAAGGTGATGTAAAACACTGCTTCGTTTCTATGAGACAACCAGAGGAATTGATCCCACTTTTTGACTCGCTTTTGGAATCCACGACTGAGATTTCTATGGACTGGAGAATGGATTTGGGTGATTGGACAACGTATAGGCGCATTAAAGGTAGTGACCAAGAATTTTCACTCAATCTTAGCGCCCCAGGCTTGAGTGAAACGATGAGGGCAGATCCAATGGTCAATAAGTATAAAACGGTTGGTAGATTTTTTATCGGCTATGAACCTAAAAAATAACTTTCAGTCGCCAACCATACCCTCAGTGATTTTGAAGCACAGGCCCGTGATCTTCTCAAAAAAGACAAATTGGCCGAGCAGATGAGCTTGGATAAATCGCCCCGTGCCAATGCTGAGCAGGCGCTTAAAGACTTGGCAGGGATTACGCCAAAAAAAGCGGTAATTGCTCAGAGTCTCCTGATGGGCGTTCCAGTCGTTGGGCCAAACTTGGAGGTAGGGACTTCAAACGAAATCACATCTTTCATCCTCCAATTCTCAACTGAGCCGACTTTAGATCAATACGAGCGCAAAGACGGCGAAGGATATGAAGTTCAAATGGACAGTAGAGTTTGTTTAGAAATGAAGGACAGGTTAGATAGTATTTGGGATCTTTTTCATCCACAAGGCCCCAAATGAACTTTAAGATTGCTCCTTTGTTTCTCATACTCTTCTACAGTCTAATTTCATGTGAGGTTAAAGCAGAGGACTCCAGCAAAGGGGTGATGAATGTGAACAAGCCTTCTACTCTAGAAGAAATGAAACAAACAGCGAAGAAGCTGGATGAAACTGCTCTGAATATAGCGAATTTCAAATCTATCTCTTGCCCAAAATATTATAGTGATTTAATTGAAAAAAATGACATCATTCACTGCTTTGTTTCTAGTTTAGAACCAGAAGCTCTTATACCTCTTCTCTCACAAGAACTTGAAAAATTTGCTAATGTTGATATGGGATGGAGAATGGACGTTGGCATTTGGACAACTTTTCGCAGTACAAAAGATAACGGGCAGAAATTCTCATTTTCGCTTACCGCTTCAGGCATGACAAAAAAGACGCGGGAAGATCCTCAACTCAAAAATTACAAGACGATTGCAAGATGTTTCATTAGTTATGACGATAATAAATGAATCTCCATTATTCTTTTCCGCTCAGATATGGAGTTTATTTCATCAAGAAAATGAAAAATGAAAACATTGATAATCTTCTCGACCGCCTTTCTAGCAGGTTCTCTCTATATTGTCACAAATAATACGAAAGGAGCTGATGAGAAAGTCTCGCAAAACGTGTCTCCCGAAGATAATAATTCGATGAAGGCAGTAAGGATTCGTCTAAATGTAATCATTGGAGAAGAGTTATCATTTAAGCCAATACAATGCCCTAGCTATTTACTCGATATGAATGATAGTAGAGACATTAGAGGCTGTTTCATTAGTGAATTAGAACCTGAAGCGATCATTCCTTTATTATTAGAGCGATTTGAGAAATTTACCGACGTACAGATGGGCTGGAGAATGGATCTTGGCACATGGGTCACGTATAGGGTGGTTAAAAAGGGACAGCAATCTTTCGCCATGTCATTAACCGCACCGGGCATAAATGTGGATATGCGAAATGATCCCAAAGTAAACCAGCACAAAACGGTAGGAAAATATTTCATTCCACATGACGACGTGAAATGATTTTTCTTACCAGCTTAAAGCACAGGCCCGTGATCTTCTTAAAAGAGACAAATTGGATATGCTCCAAGAAGACGTCAATTTGGCCGAGCAGATGAACTTGGATAAATCGCCCCGTGCCAATGCTGAGCAGGCGCTTGAGGACTTGGCAGGGATCACCCCAGTCAGAGCTTCGGCTGTCGAGTTCGCTGTTTACGGCATTTCAGGTGTGGGAACGCGATTGGGAGATAAGGCTGCAGAGATCAACACTTTCATCCGACAATTTTCCAACGAGCCAACTCTAGATCAATACGAGCGCGAAGACGGTGAAGGCTATGAAGTCCAGCTGGATAGAAGAGTGAGGGATCAGTTTATAGAAAGCCGTTTGCGAGAAGTTTGGTCATTGCTTCACCCTACCGGATCAGAATGAGAAGCTCTATATTATGCTTTGTCGCTCTAAGTTTGTTTTCAGTTTCTTCATGCAAAATGAAAGTTAGAGTGTCCACCATGAGTGATATACAAAAAAACAAAGCAGATTATATAGCAGAGATAAAAGACTTCTCTATTAAATTAGATGGGATTTTTTTAGAAGAAGCAGGATTTGAGCAGATAAATTGCCCAAAGTACCTTATGGGCCTGTTTCCTCTAAAAAAAAGAAGACGTAAAACACTGTTTTGTTTCGATGCAAGAATCTGAGAAACTCATCCCACTTCTTAATTTCTTGCTCAATCCTGCAAGTGAAATTTCTATGGGCTGGAGATTCGATATTGGAGAATGGGCCACATTTAGGCAGATAAAAGGAAGCGAGCAAAAATTTTCAATTAATCTAACCCCCACTGGTTCAAGCGCAGCAATCAGAGAAGACCCGCTTGTCAACAGGTATAAAACGATTGGTAGATTCTTTATCGGCTATGAACCCAAAAAATAACTTTCAGTCGCCAACCATGCCGACGTGATGCCTGAAGTGGCCACACTTCAGAACGGATGCGCAGCAGCCAAGACTTTTGAAAAAATATTGCCTTCAACACTGCCATGCACCACTTGTTCAAATTGGCGGAGAGTGCCAAGACCCTCAGTAATTTTGAAGTACAGGCCCGTGATCTTCTCATAAAAGACAAATTGTACATGCTCCAAGAAGGTGTCAACTTGACCGAGCAGATGAATTTGGATAAATCGCCCCGTGCCAATAATGAACAGACACTTAAGGAATTGACAAAGATTGATATTAGAAGAACATTGGAAGCAGGAGTCGAACTAGCTGTTGTTTCAGTCACAGATTTAAGTATGATCCAAACTGCTATTTCAGAACTCCATTTATTTATCAGTAGATTTTCTAATCAGCCTACTCTCGAGCAATATGAGCGTGAAAGCTATGAAGTCCAGTTAGACAGGAGAACACTCGATCAGCTAGATGAAAGACAAGTAAAAGATATTTGGGGTATGTTCCATCCTGGGGATAAAAAGTGAGAAGCGCTGTTTTGATTCTATTTACAGCGTCACTGACTTTAATCTCATCATGCAAAACTCAGGCTGGAGGTTCAAACATGAGAACAGTCAAAAAAAATAAGACTGAATATATTAATGAGATAACGAACTTCTCCAAGAAATTGGATGGCATGTTCATCGATGACGCTGGATTCAAATCAATCAAATGTCCCAGCTATTTTACAAGTCTTGCACCATCACAGGAAGGTGATGTAAAACACTGCTTCGTTTCTATGAGACAACCAGAGGAATTGATCCCACTTTTTGACTCGCTTTTGGAATCCACGACTGAGATTTCTATGGACTGGAGAATGGATTTGGGTGATTGGACAACGTATAGGCGCATTAAAGGTAGTGACCAAGAATTTTCACTCAATCTTAGCGCCCCAGGCTTGAGTGAAACGATGAGGGCAGATCCAATGGTCAATAAGTATAAAACGGTTGGTAGATTTTTTATCGGCTATGAACCTAAAAAATAACTTTCAGCAGCCAAGCATGCACGCCTGATGTCGGAAGTGGCCGCTACCAAGACTGCGGAGATTGCCAAAAACCCAAGTGACTTTGAAGCGCAGCCGCAGCTCTCTCCCCCTCAAGCTTTGGCTCAGTCGTTGGCCCGAATCGGTGATGACACCAACGGCTTGAAATCGCTGTCGGCCACAAATTCCCACCTGCGCCGCCCCAGTAGGCCCAACAAGATGCCCAAGACCGCCAGTCCCAACAGCACCGCCGTAAAGACTGGATAGCTGCCTTTAAACGCCCCAGAAATGGCGTGCCGAAAAGCCTTGACGCTTTGCGTAACCGGCACATAATCGTGAATCACCTGAAAGAAACGCGGCGAGAGTTCCACCGGATAGCTGCCGCCCGACGCCGCCAGCTGCAACACCAGCAAGATCAGGGCGATGAGGCGGCCCGCCGCGCCCAGCAAGAAGATCAGCGCCAGCACGATTACAAGGAACGTCAAGCTGGAGGCCACCGCCGTGAAGACAACTTCGGCGGGGTGCAGGTAACTCACGCCCAGCAGATGCACGCCCAGCACCACCAGCAAGGCCTGGACCACCACCAGCAGCGCCGGAACACTGGCCTTGCGCAGCATTCGGGCAAACTGCGAGGTGCCACGCCCGCTTTGGGGAAGCTGCTGATACGGGAAAATAAAAGTGGTCAGGGTCACGCCCACCCACAAGCTCAGCGCCATGAAGTAAGGCGCGAATCCAGTTCCGTTGTTGCTGACCGGCGCAAACGTCTTGATGACGGGCAGCACGCTTTGGCTCAGGCCCGCCGGATCGCCGCCGAGCTGCTCTATCTTGGCAGGCACCTTGCTGTAAAGCGTACTCAGGCCGCTGCTGAGTTGGGCCGCGCCGCTGCGGGCTTGCTCTGCTCCGCTTCTCAGTTGGGTCGCTCCACTGCTCAGAGTGTTGAGGCCAGCAGCGAGTTCACCACTTTTCTCGGCCAACGTCGCCGCACCGCCGCTGAGTTGGGTGAGGTCGGCTTGGGAAGGTAACTTGGCGGTGATTTGATCGAGGGCACCCTTCAGCTTGAGGTTGCCGCCGACAAGTTGTCCTACGCCACTTTGCAGCTTACTGGCCCCCGCGCTGAGAGCCACTGCTCCCTCGGCAGCTTGCTGGGTTTTTTGGGCTAGGGTTGCCGCGCCGCTGCTGAGGCTGGCCGTGCCGCTTTGCAGTTTGGCTGCGCCCACGCTGAGCTGCGACGCACCCTTGACGGCGGCGCTGCTGGCTTTCTCAGCTTCACCAAGTTTGCTGGCGAGTGTCTGGCTGCCGCTTTGCAACTGAGCTGTACCTGCGGCGAGTTGTGTGGCCCCAGCGCTGAGCGACTTGGCTCCGCCCGCCGCTTGCTGCGCACCCACGCCGAGCTTGCCGAGCGCTTGGGCCAGTGGAGTCACTCCGGCTTGCCCCGCGCCTTGCTGGGCCGAGACGATACCGCTCGCCAACGCCGGAAGCTGCTGGGCGAGTTGCCCACTGCCCGCCGCAACTTGCTGCGCGGCTTGATTGGCGGTGTTGGCTCCGGCTGAAAGCTGATTGGCCGCCGCCGTGAGCTGCCCCAAACCACCCTGAAGCTGCGGCAACTGCGCGGCGAGTTGACCGCTGCCCTTACTCAGTTGCGCCGCGCCCGCGTCCGCTGAGCTGGCTCCCGCCGAGAGCTGCGCCGCGCCGCCGCTGAGCTGCCCCAGGCCGCCTGCGAGTTGCCCCGCCGCGCCGCTGAGGTTCGCGGCTCCTTGCTGAAGAGGTGCGAGTTCCTTTTGACCCGGCGCAGCCTCTTCCAGTTGCCGCACGGCGCTGGAAAGCTGGCCGCTGCCACCTGTAAGCTTACTCACACCGCCGGAAAGGGTCTTGGCCCCTGCCGTGAGTTGCTGAGCGCCCTGCGACGCCTGACGCGCTCCAGTTTGCAGGGTGGCGGCCCCGCTGCTCAGCGAGGCGGTGCCGCTTGCCAAGCTGGCCGCGCCGCTTTGCAGCTTGCCGGTGGCCGTGCGGATGTCTGCAAACCCGCGCTGCACTTCACCGAGCGAGGTCTGCACCGCCTTCCAGCGGTTTTGGCCGAGTTTGGCATTGAGGGTGTCGGTGAGGCTGGCAGAAAAAGTCTTGGCCACCCGACTGGCAAAATAGCTGCCGCCTTCCGAAATGTAAAAATTGATCAGGCCGTGCTGAGAACTGTCTGCGCCGAGGGCTTTTTGACTAAAATCTTTGGGAAAGCTCAGCGCGAAGTAAGCCTCGCCGCGTTGCACGGCGTCTTCGGCATCGGCGACACTGCTATAGCTCAGGTAATTGAACCGCTGGTCTTTTTTGAGGGTCTTGACCGTCTCGGCCCCGATGTTGCGCTGCTCACCTCGCACAGCAGTTCCGGCGTCCACATTGACCAAGGCCACCGGCAACTCAGACAAATTGCCGTAAGGATCGAGCGAACTGTCCAAATAGATGGTGGCGTAGAGCAGCGGCACCAAGGCAATCGCCCCCGCCGAGAGCCACATCATCGGCTGCCGCCACAAGCTGCGCTCGGCGGGTGTTAAAATTTTGTAATCGTTGATGAGCGGCATAAGCGGCACTCCTTGAGCAGAACGGCGAGTTGAGAAAAGTGATAAAAGGCAAGTCCAAAATATTAGACTCAGTACAAGTTCTGAGTATGGGCATTTACTGACGATCTGTCAAGTGACGCCATGTTAAGGTTTTTTGCTAAACTCCTTCCTATGACTGACGTTGTGTTGGCCCGCCGTCTCAACGCGCAGACGCGCCGTGAGCAAATTTTAGACATTGCAGCGACGCTCTTTACTCAGCGCGGTTTTGAAGCGGTGGGCATGGCCGATATCGCCGCCGAATTGCACGTCTCGCGCCCCACCATCTACAGTTACTTTGCGTCCACCGAGGCGATGCTGGAGTCGCTGTTTGAAGCCAAGCTGGAAAAATTCCCCGAGCGCCTCTCGCCACTGCTGCCGGAATCGGGCGTGGTGCCGTATGCGGCGCTCTTCCGATTGCTGCTGCAAGAACGCGAACTCCTCTTGCTCCTCAATAGCGGCGGCGGGCCGCTGTTTCGCCGCTGCCGCCGCACCTTTTTGCAGGCCATCGAGTCGCGGCTGAATTTGCACGAGTTGCCCGCCGTGCGCCGCCGCCCCCACTTGCTGCCGATTATTCTCAACTTGCTGACCAGTCTGGCCTACGAGCGCGTCATGCAGACTGAGGACGCGGCCGGGGTGGCCGCCGACGACCTCCCAGACGTGCTGAGCAGCTTTATCGTGGCGGGCATCGCCGGAACCAGACAGCCCAAATAAGAACCAGCTCCGCACCGCTCAATTGTTACCGCTTGACGCACAGATACTTTAAGTCTATATGATTTAGGCTTATACTCTTAGTATGACTTCTTCTTCGCTGCCCTCTCCCCTATCGCGTCCGCCTGAAGTGCAGTTGTGGGTTACGCTCGACCGGGTCTATACCATTCTCAGCCGCAACGTGACCGGCAAAGTCACCGCACTGGGCCTCACCGCGCCGCAGTACCGGGTGCTGCGCCAGTTGCGCCAAGTTGGCGCGTCCACCCCACTCAGCGCCAGCGAACTGGCCGAGCGGCTGGGCGTCACCCCCGGCAACCTGACTGGTATTCTCGACCGCTTGGAGCAAGAAGGCCTGCTGACCCGTGAGCGCGGCGAGCAAGACCGCCGCAGCTTGCAGGTGTGCATCACCCCCCCAGGCGAAGATTTGATGCGAGAAGCCGTGCCTGCGCTCCACGCGCACCTGCGCGAGCTGTTCTCGCCGCTCAGCTCTGATGACACTGCCCAGATGCAAGCACTCTTGGAGCGTTTGGAAAGCCACCTGCTGGGCCAGCCGGAGACCAACGCGGCAACCACCACGTCGGAGGCCCGCGCATGAGTCAGCTCCAACCCAATCAAGCCAAAAAAGCCACGTTGCACGACAAATTTTCCTATAAATGGCTGGCGCTGAGCGTCACCAGCCTCGGCGCATTGATGGCGTCTATGAACTCCGGCACGCTGATTATTGCCCTGCCGACCTTGCTGCGCGACCTTCACACCACGCTGCTCAATTTGATCTGGATTCTGCTGGCTTACAACGTCACCCAAACGGTGTTTGTGCTGAACGTGGGCCGAATGTCGGACATGATGGGGCGCAAAAAGCTGTACGTACTGGGCTTCGGGGTCTTTACCCTGACTTCTCTGCTGGCGGGCTTTACTTCAAATGTGCCGCTGCTGATCGCGCTGCGTGCCCTCCAAGGCGTCGGCGGAGCTTTTCTGATCGCCAATTCCAGCGCCATCGTCACCGACGCTTTTCCGCGTGAAGAACTCGGCTTTGCCATCGGCACCAATCAGATGATGGTGGCCGTCGGCGCGATTCTGGGGCCGATTGTCGGCGGAGCGCTGACCGCTTTTGGTTGGCAGTGGGTCTTTTGGTTCAACGTGCCGCTGGGCATCATCGGCACGTTGTGGGCGGCCTTTACCTTGCGCGATCTGGCGACCAAGCAAGACCGCAAAGACCGCTTCGACGTGTGGGGCAACCTCACTTACGCGGCGGGCTTCGCGCTGCTGATGATCGGCCTCTCGGAAGGCGGCATTCAGTCGTGGGGCGGCGTGCTGCCGTACATTTTGGTCGGCCTGGCAGCCCTGGCCCTGTTCGTGGTCATCGAGGGCAAAGTCAAAGCGCCGATGCTGGACTTGCACCTGTTCAAAGACGCCGCTTTCTCGCTCAACAATGCCACCGTCTTTTTGAATGCCGTGGCGCGGATGGCCCTGACCTTCCTGTTCGTGTTTTACTTTCAGGGCGCAAAAGGCATTGACGCCGTGCTGGCAGGCATCATGCTGGGGCCAGTGGCGGTGGGACTGCTGGTGGCCTCGCCGATTGCCGGACGCCTCGCCGACAAAATGGATCCGCGCATTCTGATTCGATGGGGCTTGGTGCTGGGTACGCTGGCGCTGGCAGGCCTCGCCGAAGTGCTGAGCCTCACCACTCCGTACTGGCTGATCGCTGCTCTGATGCTGCTGGCAGGCGTGGGCAACGGCCTCTTTAACTCACCCAATTCCAGCTTGATCATGGGCAGCGTGGCTCCTGACCGGCGCGGCGTGGCGGCTGGCGTGCGCAGCTTGCTGATGAGCGTGGGCGGCGTCATCGCCATCATCTTTACCCTCAGCATCGTGGTGAGCGAAGTGCCCAGAGACGTGATGCTCAAAGTCTTCAGCGGCCTGAGCAGCAATTTGCCTGCCGCCACCCTGACTCCCTTCATTGACGGGTTGAAATTGGCCTTCTGGCTGTTGGCCGCTTTGAGCGCTCTCGCCACCCTGCTGTCTTTGGTGGTGCCGGCACAGAACCGG contains:
- a CDS encoding MFS transporter, which produces MSQLQPNQAKKATLHDKFSYKWLALSVTSLGALMASMNSGTLIIALPTLLRDLHTTLLNLIWILLAYNVTQTVFVLNVGRMSDMMGRKKLYVLGFGVFTLTSLLAGFTSNVPLLIALRALQGVGGAFLIANSSAIVTDAFPREELGFAIGTNQMMVAVGAILGPIVGGALTAFGWQWVFWFNVPLGIIGTLWAAFTLRDLATKQDRKDRFDVWGNLTYAAGFALLMIGLSEGGIQSWGGVLPYILVGLAALALFVVIEGKVKAPMLDLHLFKDAAFSLNNATVFLNAVARMALTFLFVFYFQGAKGIDAVLAGIMLGPVAVGLLVASPIAGRLADKMDPRILIRWGLVLGTLALAGLAEVLSLTTPYWLIAALMLLAGVGNGLFNSPNSSLIMGSVAPDRRGVAAGVRSLLMSVGGVIAIIFTLSIVVSEVPRDVMLKVFSGLSSNLPAATLTPFIDGLKLAFWLLAALSALATLLSLVVPAQNRLGATSQAAD
- a CDS encoding TetR/AcrR family transcriptional regulator, with product MTDVVLARRLNAQTRREQILDIAATLFTQRGFEAVGMADIAAELHVSRPTIYSYFASTEAMLESLFEAKLEKFPERLSPLLPESGVVPYAALFRLLLQERELLLLLNSGGGPLFRRCRRTFLQAIESRLNLHELPAVRRRPHLLPIILNLLTSLAYERVMQTEDAAGVAADDLPDVLSSFIVAGIAGTRQPK
- a CDS encoding YhgE/Pip domain-containing protein, whose product is MPLINDYKILTPAERSLWRQPMMWLSAGAIALVPLLYATIYLDSSLDPYGNLSELPVALVNVDAGTAVRGEQRNIGAETVKTLKKDQRFNYLSYSSVADAEDAVQRGEAYFALSFPKDFSQKALGADSSQHGLINFYISEGGSYFASRVAKTFSASLTDTLNAKLGQNRWKAVQTSLGEVQRGFADIRTATGKLQSGAASLASGTASLSSGAATLQTGARQASQGAQQLTAGAKTLSGGVSKLTGGSGQLSSAVRQLEEAAPGQKELAPLQQGAANLSGAAGQLAGGLGQLSGGAAQLSAGASSADAGAAQLSKGSGQLAAQLPQLQGGLGQLTAAANQLSAGANTANQAAQQVAAGSGQLAQQLPALASGIVSAQQGAGQAGVTPLAQALGKLGVGAQQAAGGAKSLSAGATQLAAGTAQLQSGSQTLASKLGEAEKASSAAVKGASQLSVGAAKLQSGTASLSSGAATLAQKTQQAAEGAVALSAGASKLQSGVGQLVGGNLKLKGALDQITAKLPSQADLTQLSGGAATLAEKSGELAAGLNTLSSGATQLRSGAEQARSGAAQLSSGLSTLYSKVPAKIEQLGGDPAGLSQSVLPVIKTFAPVSNNGTGFAPYFMALSLWVGVTLTTFIFPYQQLPQSGRGTSQFARMLRKASVPALLVVVQALLVVLGVHLLGVSYLHPAEVVFTAVASSLTFLVIVLALIFLLGAAGRLIALILLVLQLAASGGSYPVELSPRFFQVIHDYVPVTQSVKAFRHAISGAFKGSYPVFTAVLLGLAVLGILLGLLGRRRWEFVADSDFKPLVSSPIRAND
- a CDS encoding MarR family winged helix-turn-helix transcriptional regulator; translation: MTSSSLPSPLSRPPEVQLWVTLDRVYTILSRNVTGKVTALGLTAPQYRVLRQLRQVGASTPLSASELAERLGVTPGNLTGILDRLEQEGLLTRERGEQDRRSLQVCITPPGEDLMREAVPALHAHLRELFSPLSSDDTAQMQALLERLESHLLGQPETNAATTTSEARA